Proteins encoded in a region of the Saccharothrix ecbatanensis genome:
- a CDS encoding SDR family oxidoreductase has translation MNFEGKVALVTGGSRGIGAAIAVRLAELGADVAFTYQNSLGDVVDRVKGLGRRVVAVQADSGDPGAVVAAVEETVAVLGGLDVLVNNAGAFIVGPVEELGVAEFDRTFDVNVRAAFVAVKAALPHLGDGGRIIGIGSNVSVRAVFPGFSLYAASKAALAGMTKALARELGPRGITVNLVHPGATDTDSNPADGPGADVIRGFTAVGRYASPEEVAAAVAFLASDEARYVTGAQLHVDGGFTA, from the coding sequence ATGAACTTCGAAGGCAAGGTCGCACTGGTCACGGGCGGCAGCAGGGGAATCGGGGCCGCGATCGCCGTGCGGTTGGCCGAGTTGGGCGCGGATGTCGCGTTCACGTACCAGAACAGCCTGGGAGACGTGGTCGACCGGGTGAAGGGGCTTGGACGGCGCGTGGTCGCGGTTCAGGCGGATAGCGGTGATCCGGGGGCGGTGGTCGCGGCGGTGGAGGAGACCGTGGCCGTGTTGGGGGGCTTGGACGTGCTGGTGAACAACGCCGGAGCGTTCATCGTCGGGCCGGTGGAGGAGCTTGGCGTGGCCGAGTTCGACCGGACTTTCGACGTGAACGTGCGGGCGGCGTTCGTGGCGGTGAAGGCGGCGTTGCCGCACCTCGGTGACGGCGGGCGGATCATCGGCATCGGTAGCAACGTTTCGGTGCGCGCGGTGTTCCCCGGGTTTTCGCTGTACGCGGCGAGCAAGGCGGCGTTGGCGGGTATGACGAAGGCGTTGGCGCGGGAGTTGGGGCCGCGGGGGATCACGGTGAACCTGGTGCACCCCGGTGCGACGGACACCGACTCGAACCCGGCGGACGGCCCGGGCGCCGACGTGATCCGCGGCTTCACCGCGGTCGGTCGGTACGCCTCACCCGAGGAGGTCGCCGCGGCGGTCGCGTTCCTGGCGTCCGACGAGGCCCGTTACGTGACGGGCGCGCAGTTGCACGTGGACGGCGGCTTCACCGCCTGA
- a CDS encoding UdgX family uracil-DNA binding protein (This protein belongs to the uracil DNA glycosylase superfamily, members of which act in excision repair of DNA. However, it belongs more specifically to UdgX branch, whose founding member was found to bind uracil in DNA (where it does not belong), without cleaving it, appears to promote DNA repair by a pathway involving RecA, rather than base excision.): MTTTAKRTSSAASFVPEGADLAALRRAAAGCEGCDLYKPATQTVFGAGPEDARLMFVGEQPGDVEDRQGEPFVGPAGRLLDKALDEADLAREGVYVTNAVKHFKFVPAERGKRRIHKAPSRGEVAACLPWLHAELSQVRPDLIVCLGATAAKAVLGNAYKVSERRGRLEHVDPYDVIATVHPSSVLRAPDRDEAYQGFLADLRVVRSHLS, from the coding sequence GTGACGACAACCGCTAAGCGGACCTCCAGCGCCGCCTCGTTCGTGCCCGAGGGCGCGGACCTGGCGGCGCTGCGTCGTGCGGCGGCCGGGTGTGAGGGCTGTGACCTGTACAAACCGGCCACGCAGACGGTGTTCGGCGCGGGACCGGAGGACGCTCGGTTGATGTTCGTCGGCGAGCAGCCGGGTGATGTGGAGGACCGGCAGGGTGAGCCGTTCGTGGGGCCCGCCGGTCGGCTGCTGGACAAGGCGTTGGACGAGGCCGATCTGGCGCGTGAGGGCGTCTACGTGACCAACGCGGTGAAGCACTTCAAGTTCGTGCCCGCGGAGCGGGGGAAGCGGCGGATCCACAAGGCGCCGTCACGTGGCGAGGTCGCGGCTTGTCTGCCGTGGCTGCACGCGGAGCTGTCGCAGGTGCGGCCCGACCTGATCGTGTGCCTGGGGGCGACGGCGGCGAAGGCCGTGCTGGGGAACGCGTACAAGGTCAGCGAGCGTCGTGGTCGGCTGGAGCACGTCGACCCGTACGACGTGATCGCGACCGTGCACCCGTCGTCGGTGCTCCGAGCTCCCGACCGTGACGAGGCGTACCAGGGTTTCCTGGCCGACCTGCGCGTAGTGCGCTCGCACTTGAGCTGA
- a CDS encoding CsbD family protein, giving the protein MGTDDKFSNKAEELKGRAKEAVGDATDNEQWQAEGRAERAKGSMKQAGEKVKDAFRDDNR; this is encoded by the coding sequence ATGGGTACGGACGACAAGTTCAGCAACAAGGCTGAAGAGCTCAAGGGCCGGGCGAAGGAAGCCGTCGGCGACGCGACCGACAACGAGCAGTGGCAGGCCGAGGGGCGCGCCGAGCGGGCCAAGGGCTCGATGAAGCAGGCGGGGGAGAAGGTCAAGGACGCCTTCCGTGACGACAACCGCTAA
- a CDS encoding ANTAR domain-containing protein translates to MVGDNGRDDSLTARIAGLEAEIAGLRKAVQTRTVIGQATGLIAAVQGCTPQEGFQLLVRMSQHHNVKLHTIALKLLDLAAELGPHHAVRAVHSTAEPAEPSEPAEPIGAVQTAAPAEPVGTEPRRADEWPGVEVVHAARRLVAAYDAAQHSGDDRPEVRRQLADQVALAGRQLAEKLTEVGWLTPEPAE, encoded by the coding sequence GTGGTCGGGGACAACGGCCGTGACGATTCGCTGACCGCGCGGATCGCCGGCCTGGAGGCCGAGATCGCCGGTTTGCGGAAAGCGGTGCAGACGCGCACCGTGATCGGGCAGGCCACAGGCTTGATAGCCGCCGTGCAGGGCTGCACGCCCCAGGAGGGGTTCCAGCTGCTCGTGCGGATGTCGCAGCACCACAACGTGAAGCTGCACACCATCGCACTGAAACTGCTCGACCTCGCCGCCGAACTGGGCCCGCACCACGCCGTGCGCGCCGTGCACTCGACCGCAGAGCCAGCCGAGCCGTCCGAACCGGCCGAACCCATCGGGGCCGTCCAGACCGCAGCGCCGGCCGAACCGGTCGGGACGGAGCCACGCCGGGCCGACGAGTGGCCCGGCGTGGAGGTCGTGCACGCGGCACGTCGGCTGGTCGCGGCCTACGACGCGGCCCAGCACTCCGGGGACGACCGGCCCGAGGTGCGAAGACAGCTGGCCGACCAGGTCGCGCTGGCCGGTCGGCAGCTCGCCGAGAAGCTCACCGAGGTGGGCTGGCTCACCCCGGAACCGGCGGAGTAG
- the treZ gene encoding malto-oligosyltrehalose trehalohydrolase: MTFAVWAPSHERVRVRVDGRDHEMAAGESGWWHADVPGEAGTAYAFLLGDSDDALPDPRSRWQPDGVHGASRVYDHSAFTWTDQAWTGRGLPGAVVYELHIGTFTAAGTFDGAVERLDHLVELGVTHVEVMPVNSFDGTAGWGYDGVLWGAVHEPYGGPDGFKRFVDACHGRGLAVLLDVVYNHLGPSGAYLDRFGPYFAGSNDWGPGLNLDGEGSDEVRRYVVDNALGWLRDFHVDGLRLDAVHALADRSALHVLEQLAVEVDALSAAAGRPLTLIAESDLNDARLVTAREGGGHGLHAQWADDLHHALHVALSGETFGYYPDFEGALGTTLRDVFFHAGTWSSFRGRRHGRPVDRHRLPGYRFLAYLQNHDQVGNRATGDRLSATVSWQRQAVGAAIVLCSPYTPMIFMGEEWAASTPWQFFASFPDPELAEAVRTGRRREFGRHGWGESEVPDPIDPETVRRSTLRWDEVSGPGHRELFDLYRALIALRRSRPELADPRLDRFVVREEGSVLVLHRGSLRVVCNLGADAKVRLDASVGEVLLSSDVGAEVDGQVVRLPADSFAVVSVVASTPPVPG; encoded by the coding sequence GTGACTTTCGCGGTGTGGGCGCCGTCGCACGAGCGCGTCCGGGTTCGGGTCGACGGTCGGGACCACGAGATGGCGGCCGGGGAAAGCGGGTGGTGGCACGCGGACGTACCCGGGGAAGCGGGCACCGCCTATGCCTTCCTGCTGGGCGACTCGGACGACGCGCTGCCCGACCCGAGGTCGCGGTGGCAGCCGGACGGGGTGCACGGGGCGTCCCGGGTGTACGACCACTCGGCGTTCACGTGGACAGACCAGGCGTGGACCGGGCGCGGGCTGCCGGGTGCGGTGGTCTACGAGCTGCACATCGGCACGTTCACGGCGGCCGGGACGTTCGACGGCGCGGTGGAGCGGCTGGACCACCTGGTGGAGTTGGGCGTCACGCACGTCGAAGTGATGCCGGTCAACTCGTTCGACGGCACGGCGGGCTGGGGTTACGACGGCGTGCTGTGGGGAGCGGTGCACGAGCCGTACGGGGGTCCGGACGGGTTCAAGCGGTTCGTGGACGCGTGCCACGGGCGAGGGCTGGCCGTGCTGCTGGACGTCGTCTACAACCACCTCGGGCCGTCCGGCGCGTACCTGGACCGGTTCGGGCCGTACTTCGCGGGCAGCAACGACTGGGGGCCCGGCCTGAACCTCGACGGCGAGGGCTCCGACGAGGTGCGCCGGTACGTGGTCGACAACGCGCTCGGCTGGTTGCGGGACTTCCACGTGGACGGGCTGCGGCTGGACGCCGTGCACGCGTTGGCGGATCGCAGCGCGCTGCACGTGCTGGAGCAGTTGGCCGTCGAGGTGGACGCGTTGTCGGCCGCCGCGGGCCGTCCGCTGACGTTGATCGCCGAGTCCGACCTGAACGACGCCCGGCTGGTGACCGCGCGGGAGGGCGGCGGGCACGGGCTGCACGCGCAGTGGGCGGACGACCTGCACCACGCGCTGCACGTGGCGTTGAGCGGGGAGACGTTCGGCTACTACCCGGACTTCGAGGGCGCGTTGGGCACGACGCTGCGGGACGTGTTCTTCCACGCGGGCACGTGGTCGTCGTTCCGGGGGCGGCGCCACGGCCGTCCGGTGGACCGGCACCGGCTGCCCGGCTACCGGTTCCTCGCCTACCTCCAGAACCACGACCAGGTCGGCAACCGCGCCACCGGTGACCGGCTGTCGGCGACGGTGTCGTGGCAGCGGCAGGCGGTGGGCGCGGCGATCGTCCTGTGCTCGCCGTACACGCCGATGATCTTCATGGGCGAGGAGTGGGCGGCGAGCACGCCGTGGCAGTTCTTCGCGTCGTTCCCGGACCCGGAGCTGGCCGAGGCGGTGCGCACGGGGCGGCGGCGGGAGTTCGGCCGGCACGGGTGGGGCGAGTCGGAGGTGCCCGACCCGATCGACCCGGAGACCGTGCGCCGGTCCACGCTGCGCTGGGACGAGGTGTCCGGGCCCGGGCACCGGGAGCTGTTCGACCTGTACCGGGCGTTGATCGCGCTGCGCCGGTCACGGCCGGAGCTCGCGGATCCGCGGCTGGACCGGTTCGTGGTGCGGGAAGAAGGATCGGTGCTGGTGCTGCACCGGGGTTCGCTGCGGGTGGTGTGCAACCTCGGGGCGGACGCCAAGGTCCGGCTCGACGCGTCGGTGGGTGAGGTGCTGCTGTCGTCGGACGTGGGGGCGGAGGTGGACGGGCAGGTGGTTCGCCTGCCCGCCGACTCCTTCGCGGTCGTCTCGGTCGTCGCGTCTACTCCGCCGGTTCCGGGGTGA
- the treY gene encoding malto-oligosyltrehalose synthase — protein MTAPREAAPGEAAPASTYRVQFTPDFTFADAEVVVDYLDALGVGALYASPVLEAAPGSTHGYDVVDPTRAREELGGEAGRVALHKALKRAGLGFVLDIVPNHMAVGHDDTNAWWWDVLRHGRASRYAEYFDIDWDSGPLLLPFAADKASEEEHEHYRLVDWRRGNSELNYRRFFDITSLAAVRVEEPEVFEATHGEVLRWVAAGEVTGLRVDHPDGLSDPGGYARRLKERSGVWLVVEKILGADERLPASWPVDGTTGYDALREVCGLFVDPAGEAGFTALAEEFGVPTDFAAVEHECRELITRTILRAEIRRIAALVRDADREQAEQAVAEVMVHFPVYRSYLPEGLDAWAAAVSAATSPAARALDRQVRAEPHGELATRVQQTSGMVVAKGTEDTAFYRYSRFVALNEVGGAPDRFGVPPEEFHARAALREAGYPAAMTALSTHDTKRSEDVRARLAVLAEVPDEFAELVRRWTAAHPIDEPSLNMLAWQSLVGAWPITADRMRGYLDKAAKESKVRTTWIDHDEEFEAAVEAWPEQVLTGPVAAEVASFVDRIVAPGWSNALGQKLVQLTAPGVPDVYQGTELWDLSLVDPDNRRPVDYEVRRRLLERIEDGWLPDVDDSGAAKLLVVQRALRLRRERPELFRGYRPLSASGEAASHVVAFERNGLVTVATRLPVGLADAGGWGDTVLPLPPGEWTDVLTSRPAAPRVADMLDHYPVALLVRGDR, from the coding sequence ATGACGGCGCCCAGGGAAGCGGCGCCCGGTGAAGCGGCGCCTGCGTCCACCTACCGGGTCCAGTTCACGCCCGACTTCACCTTCGCGGACGCTGAAGTGGTGGTCGACTACCTGGACGCCTTGGGTGTCGGAGCGCTGTACGCCTCGCCGGTGCTGGAAGCGGCGCCCGGCTCGACGCACGGCTACGACGTGGTCGACCCGACGCGGGCCCGGGAGGAGTTGGGCGGCGAGGCGGGCCGGGTCGCGTTGCACAAGGCGCTGAAGCGGGCCGGTCTCGGGTTCGTGTTGGACATCGTGCCCAACCACATGGCGGTCGGCCACGACGACACCAACGCCTGGTGGTGGGACGTGCTCCGGCACGGCCGCGCCTCCCGGTACGCGGAGTACTTCGACATCGACTGGGACTCCGGGCCGCTGCTCCTGCCGTTCGCCGCGGACAAGGCGTCGGAGGAGGAGCACGAGCACTACCGGCTGGTCGACTGGCGGCGCGGCAACTCGGAGCTGAACTACCGGCGGTTCTTCGACATCACCTCGCTGGCCGCGGTGCGCGTCGAGGAACCGGAGGTGTTCGAGGCCACCCACGGCGAGGTGCTGCGGTGGGTGGCGGCGGGCGAGGTGACGGGCCTGCGGGTGGACCACCCGGACGGCCTGTCCGACCCCGGCGGGTACGCGCGGCGGCTGAAGGAACGTTCGGGCGTGTGGCTGGTGGTGGAGAAGATCCTCGGCGCGGACGAGCGGCTGCCCGCGTCGTGGCCGGTCGACGGCACCACCGGCTACGACGCGTTGCGCGAGGTGTGCGGGCTGTTCGTGGACCCGGCGGGCGAGGCGGGGTTCACCGCGCTGGCCGAGGAGTTCGGCGTGCCGACGGACTTCGCCGCGGTGGAGCACGAGTGCCGCGAGCTGATCACCCGGACGATCCTGCGCGCCGAGATCCGCCGGATCGCCGCCCTGGTCCGTGACGCGGACCGCGAGCAGGCCGAACAGGCCGTCGCCGAGGTGATGGTCCACTTCCCCGTCTACCGCTCCTACCTGCCCGAAGGGCTGGACGCGTGGGCGGCGGCGGTGAGCGCGGCGACATCGCCGGCGGCGCGGGCGTTGGACCGGCAGGTGCGCGCCGAGCCGCACGGCGAGCTGGCCACCCGCGTCCAGCAGACGTCCGGCATGGTGGTCGCCAAGGGCACCGAGGACACCGCGTTCTACCGGTACAGCCGGTTCGTGGCGCTGAACGAGGTCGGTGGCGCGCCGGACCGGTTCGGCGTGCCACCGGAGGAGTTCCACGCGCGGGCGGCGTTGCGCGAGGCCGGGTACCCGGCGGCGATGACGGCGTTGTCCACGCACGACACCAAGCGGTCCGAGGACGTGCGCGCGCGGCTCGCGGTGCTGGCCGAGGTGCCCGACGAGTTCGCCGAACTGGTCCGCAGGTGGACCGCCGCGCACCCGATCGACGAGCCGTCGCTGAACATGCTGGCGTGGCAGTCGCTGGTGGGCGCGTGGCCGATCACGGCCGACCGGATGCGCGGCTACCTGGACAAGGCGGCCAAGGAGTCGAAGGTCCGCACCACGTGGATCGACCACGACGAGGAGTTCGAGGCGGCCGTGGAGGCGTGGCCGGAGCAGGTGCTGACCGGTCCGGTGGCGGCCGAGGTGGCGTCGTTCGTGGACCGGATCGTGGCGCCGGGCTGGTCCAACGCGCTGGGGCAGAAGCTGGTGCAGCTCACCGCTCCCGGCGTGCCGGACGTGTACCAGGGCACCGAGCTGTGGGACCTGTCCCTGGTCGACCCGGACAACCGGCGGCCGGTGGACTACGAGGTGCGGCGGCGGCTGCTGGAGCGGATCGAGGACGGCTGGCTGCCGGACGTGGACGACTCGGGTGCGGCCAAGCTGCTCGTGGTGCAGCGCGCGCTGCGGTTGCGTCGGGAACGGCCTGAGCTGTTCCGCGGCTACCGGCCGTTGTCGGCGTCGGGTGAGGCGGCGTCGCACGTGGTCGCGTTCGAGCGGAACGGCCTGGTCACGGTGGCGACTCGGCTTCCGGTGGGCTTGGCGGACGCGGGCGGCTGGGGTGACACGGTGCTGCCGCTGCCGCCGGGGGAGTGGACCGACGTGCTCACCTCCCGTCCCGCCGCGCCGCGGGTGGCCGACATGCTTGATCATTACCCGGTGGCTTTGTTGGTCAGAGGAGATCGGTGA
- the glgX gene encoding glycogen debranching protein GlgX, with amino-acid sequence MRPWPGTPYPLGAGYDGVGTNFTLFSEVAEYVELCLFDDDGAETRVRLPEVDGFVHHGYLLGVGPGQKYGYRVHGPHEPERGLRCNPNKLLIDPYAKAISGGVDWHESLFGYRFGAPGTRNDQDSAGHVPLSVVVNPFFDWANDRPPKTPYNESVVYEAHVRGLTMLHPEVPERLRGTYAGLAHPAVVQHLKSLGVTAVELMPVHQFITDHGLDQKGLRNYWGYNTIGFFAPHAGYAALPESANQVQEFKGMVRALHEADIEVILDVVYNHTAEGNHLGPTMSMRGIDNQAYYRLVDDEPEFYMDYTGTGNSLNVRSPHTLQLIMDSLRYWVTEMRVDGFRFDLAATLAREFYDVDRLSTFFDLVQQDPVVSQVKLIAEPWDVGPGGYQVGNFPPLWTEWNGKYRDTVRDFWRGEPATLGEFASRITGSSDLYQDDGRRPYASINFVTAHDGFTLHDLVSYNQKHNQANGEDGRDGADDNRSWNCGVEGPTDDPDVNDLRARQRRNLLATMLLSQGVPMLLHGDELGRTQQGNNNAYCQDNELSWVDWTLAEKNRDLVEFTSALTAFRRQHPVLRRRRFFQGKPIRKGDELRDIAWFTPSGEEMTEQNWGDDFGRCVVVFLNGEGIPDLDQRGMRVLDDSFLLAFNAHHEDIEVTLPEEGYGLQWTVVVDTATGEVTAPDDGEPVPAGGLVTLTARSLVVLQRTGQE; translated from the coding sequence TCGGAGGTCGCGGAGTACGTCGAACTGTGCCTGTTCGACGACGACGGCGCCGAGACCCGCGTGCGACTGCCCGAAGTGGACGGTTTCGTCCACCACGGCTACCTCCTGGGCGTCGGCCCGGGACAGAAGTACGGCTACCGCGTGCACGGCCCGCACGAGCCGGAGCGCGGCCTGCGGTGCAACCCGAACAAGCTGCTGATCGACCCGTACGCCAAGGCGATCAGCGGTGGTGTGGACTGGCACGAGTCGCTGTTCGGCTACCGGTTCGGCGCGCCCGGCACCCGCAACGACCAGGACTCGGCCGGTCACGTTCCGCTGTCCGTGGTGGTGAACCCGTTCTTCGACTGGGCGAACGACCGGCCGCCGAAGACGCCGTACAACGAGTCCGTCGTGTACGAGGCCCACGTGCGCGGCCTGACCATGCTGCACCCCGAGGTGCCGGAGCGGCTGCGCGGCACGTACGCGGGCCTGGCGCACCCGGCGGTGGTCCAGCACTTGAAGAGCCTCGGCGTCACGGCCGTCGAACTGATGCCGGTGCACCAGTTCATCACCGACCACGGGCTGGATCAGAAGGGCCTGCGCAACTACTGGGGCTATAACACGATCGGGTTCTTCGCGCCGCACGCCGGTTACGCGGCGTTGCCGGAGTCGGCGAACCAGGTGCAGGAGTTCAAGGGCATGGTGCGGGCCCTGCACGAGGCGGACATCGAGGTCATCCTCGACGTGGTCTACAACCACACCGCCGAGGGCAACCACCTCGGCCCGACGATGTCCATGCGCGGTATCGACAACCAGGCTTACTACCGGCTGGTGGACGACGAGCCGGAGTTCTACATGGACTACACCGGCACCGGGAACTCGCTGAACGTGCGCAGCCCGCACACCCTCCAGCTGATCATGGACTCGCTGCGGTACTGGGTGACCGAGATGCGGGTGGACGGCTTCCGGTTCGACCTGGCCGCGACCCTGGCGCGCGAGTTCTACGACGTGGACCGGCTGTCGACGTTCTTCGACCTGGTGCAGCAGGACCCGGTGGTGAGCCAGGTGAAGCTGATCGCCGAGCCGTGGGACGTCGGGCCCGGCGGTTACCAGGTCGGCAACTTCCCGCCGTTGTGGACGGAGTGGAACGGCAAGTACCGGGACACGGTCCGTGACTTCTGGCGTGGCGAGCCGGCTACGCTGGGCGAGTTCGCGTCCCGCATCACCGGCTCGTCGGACCTCTACCAGGACGACGGCCGCCGTCCGTACGCGTCGATCAACTTCGTCACCGCGCACGACGGGTTCACGCTGCACGACCTGGTGTCGTACAACCAGAAGCACAACCAGGCCAACGGCGAGGACGGCCGGGACGGCGCGGACGACAACCGGTCGTGGAACTGCGGCGTCGAGGGGCCGACGGACGACCCGGACGTGAACGATCTTCGGGCGCGGCAGCGGCGGAACCTGCTGGCCACGATGCTGCTGTCGCAGGGTGTGCCGATGCTGCTGCACGGTGACGAGCTGGGGCGCACGCAGCAGGGCAACAACAACGCCTACTGCCAGGACAACGAGCTGTCCTGGGTGGACTGGACGCTCGCGGAGAAGAACCGCGACCTGGTGGAGTTCACCTCCGCGTTGACGGCTTTCCGACGGCAGCACCCCGTGCTGCGCCGGCGCCGGTTCTTCCAGGGCAAGCCGATCCGCAAGGGCGACGAGCTGCGCGATATCGCCTGGTTCACGCCGTCGGGTGAAGAGATGACGGAGCAGAACTGGGGTGACGACTTCGGCCGCTGCGTCGTGGTGTTCCTCAACGGCGAAGGCATCCCGGACCTCGACCAGCGGGGGATGCGGGTGCTGGACGACTCGTTCCTGCTCGCGTTCAACGCCCACCACGAGGACATCGAGGTCACCCTGCCCGAGGAGGGCTACGGTCTCCAGTGGACGGTCGTGGTGGACACCGCGACCGGCGAGGTCACCGCGCCCGACGACGGCGAACCGGTGCCGGCGGGCGGCCTGGTCACGTTGACGGCGCGGTCGTTGGTCGTGCTCCAGCGGACGGGCCAGGAATGA